A single Nocardioides bizhenqiangii DNA region contains:
- a CDS encoding arginine deiminase, which translates to MTVNPGNPGSTGVDSEVGRLRTVMLHRPGSELQRLTPRNNDRLLFDGVPWVSRAQDEHDAFADALRERDVEVLYLTELLTETLADAEAREIAIETALTDLDLGETLRLYLRGFLGDATPEELSVYLTAGIRNDEVRGGFGLVTTLLAFDDFLVDPLPNLLFTRDSSVWVRDRVAITSLAMPARKRETQLTELIYRHHPRFAASPRILGHHFEHVEGGDVLLLSPGVIAVGVGERTTPAGAERFARQVFEAGLAETVLAVPIAQERATMHLDTVCTMVDVDKVVMYPNVADTLTAYAVTRRGAAEPAHLELDVAAPEPFLVAAAKAMQLDTLHQIDTGLDPVTAEREQWDDGNNTLALAPRLAVAYERNDGTNSRLEDAGIEVIRIAGSELGSGRGGPRCMSCPIARDPLP; encoded by the coding sequence ATGACCGTGAACCCTGGGAACCCCGGCAGTACTGGTGTGGACAGCGAGGTCGGGCGGCTCCGCACGGTGATGCTGCACCGCCCGGGCTCCGAGCTCCAACGGCTCACGCCGCGGAACAACGACCGGCTGCTGTTCGACGGCGTTCCGTGGGTGTCGCGGGCGCAGGACGAGCACGACGCCTTCGCCGACGCGCTCCGCGAGCGCGACGTCGAGGTGCTCTACCTGACCGAGCTGCTGACCGAGACCCTCGCCGACGCCGAGGCCCGCGAGATCGCGATCGAGACCGCGCTGACCGACCTCGACCTCGGCGAGACCCTGCGCCTCTACCTTCGCGGCTTCCTCGGCGACGCGACGCCGGAGGAGCTCTCGGTCTACCTCACCGCAGGCATCCGCAACGACGAGGTGCGCGGCGGCTTCGGACTGGTCACGACGCTGCTGGCGTTCGACGACTTCCTCGTCGACCCGCTGCCCAACCTTCTCTTCACTCGCGACTCCTCGGTCTGGGTGCGTGACCGGGTCGCGATCACCTCGCTCGCGATGCCGGCGCGCAAGCGCGAGACCCAGCTGACCGAGCTCATCTACCGCCACCACCCCCGGTTCGCCGCCAGCCCGCGGATCCTGGGCCACCACTTCGAGCACGTCGAGGGCGGCGACGTGCTGCTGCTCTCGCCGGGTGTGATCGCGGTCGGGGTCGGGGAGCGTACGACGCCCGCGGGCGCCGAGCGGTTCGCGCGCCAGGTGTTCGAGGCCGGCCTCGCCGAGACCGTGCTCGCCGTACCCATCGCGCAGGAGCGCGCCACCATGCACCTCGACACCGTGTGCACGATGGTCGACGTCGACAAGGTCGTGATGTACCCCAACGTCGCCGACACCCTCACGGCGTACGCCGTCACCCGTCGCGGGGCCGCCGAACCCGCCCACCTCGAGCTCGACGTGGCCGCGCCGGAGCCGTTCCTCGTCGCGGCGGCGAAGGCGATGCAGCTGGACACGCTGCACCAGATCGACACCGGTCTCGACCCCGTGACCGCCGAGCGCGAGCAGTGGGACGACGGCAACAACACTCTCGCTCTCGCACCGCGACTGGCGGTCGCCTACGAGCGCAACGACGGCACCAACAGCCGGCTCGAGGACGCAGGCATCGAGGTGATCCGGATCGCGGGCTCGGAGCTGGGCTCGGGTCGCGGCGGCCCCCGGTGCATGAGCTGTCCCATCGCGCGTGACCCTCTCCCCTGA
- a CDS encoding Crp/Fnr family transcriptional regulator — protein sequence MATFFEHFSPKEVAKISGVGRRVHLPEGWSPIWKDTPADKAYIILDGTVSVRVDGEEIAQLGAGDIVGEAAIMGHKLRNATVVALTPLDTIHLTDETLVQLDKEMPSFHQALEEVAQSRVQH from the coding sequence ATGGCAACGTTCTTCGAGCACTTCAGTCCCAAAGAGGTCGCCAAGATCAGCGGCGTCGGACGCCGTGTGCATCTTCCGGAGGGCTGGTCGCCGATCTGGAAGGACACCCCGGCCGACAAGGCCTACATCATCCTCGACGGCACGGTCTCCGTCCGCGTCGACGGCGAGGAGATCGCCCAGCTCGGTGCCGGCGACATCGTCGGTGAGGCCGCGATCATGGGCCACAAGCTGCGCAACGCCACCGTCGTCGCGCTGACGCCGCTCGACACCATCCATCTCACCGACGAGACGCTGGTCCAGCTCGACAAGGAGATGCCCTCCTTCCACCAGGCGCTCGAGGAAGTCGCGCAGTCCCGCGTCCAGCACTGA
- a CDS encoding adenylate/guanylate cyclase domain-containing protein, with product MTAPEQPTDRAAPPTAGAGALDSLEEHLLGERPTLTQAEVADQAGISLDAARELWHLLGFAHAEPEERAFTQGDVRALKLTQDLTDLGLLTEDRQDGMVRTLGRSFARLAEWQVGLLAETALDTGIDPTDGILELADEVTPRVEELQTFVWRRHVLNAASRMLAVADAGDRTSDRAVCFVDIVGYTSRSRTLTDRELVTWLEAFETAALDTVIEHNGRIIKNIGDELLIVADTAEDAAAIAMELTRRGSDEDDDFPDVRAGVAYGEVVTRLGDVFGPVVNIAARLTSVARPGTVLIDKGMYAALTGAAGDDADTSDTEGPERDESPYRFRRVRRVSVKGYSRLHPWALQPRD from the coding sequence GTGACAGCACCTGAACAGCCGACCGACCGCGCCGCGCCGCCGACGGCCGGTGCGGGCGCCCTCGACTCCCTCGAGGAGCACCTCTTGGGTGAGCGCCCGACCCTCACCCAGGCCGAGGTCGCCGACCAGGCCGGGATCTCTCTCGACGCCGCCCGCGAGCTGTGGCACCTGCTGGGCTTCGCCCACGCCGAGCCCGAGGAGCGCGCCTTCACCCAGGGCGACGTACGGGCGCTCAAGCTCACCCAGGACCTGACCGACCTCGGCCTCCTCACCGAGGACCGCCAGGACGGGATGGTCCGGACCCTCGGCCGCAGTTTCGCGCGGCTGGCCGAGTGGCAGGTCGGCCTGTTGGCCGAGACCGCGCTCGACACCGGGATCGATCCGACCGACGGGATCCTGGAGCTCGCCGACGAGGTGACGCCGCGGGTCGAGGAGCTGCAGACCTTCGTCTGGCGCCGGCACGTCCTCAACGCCGCGTCCCGCATGCTGGCGGTCGCGGACGCCGGCGACCGGACGAGCGACCGCGCCGTCTGCTTCGTGGACATCGTCGGCTACACGTCCCGCTCGCGGACGTTGACCGATCGCGAGCTGGTCACCTGGCTCGAGGCCTTCGAGACCGCCGCGCTCGACACCGTCATCGAGCACAACGGCCGGATCATCAAGAACATCGGCGACGAGCTCCTCATCGTCGCCGACACTGCGGAGGACGCGGCCGCGATCGCCATGGAGCTGACCCGCCGCGGCTCCGACGAGGACGACGACTTCCCCGACGTCCGCGCCGGCGTCGCCTACGGCGAGGTCGTCACCCGGCTCGGCGACGTGTTCGGCCCGGTCGTCAACATCGCCGCCCGGCTGACCAGCGTGGCGCGGCCTGGCACCGTCCTCATCGACAAGGGGATGTACGCCGCGCTGACCGGAGCTGCCGGGGACGACGCGGACACCAGCGACACCGAGGGGCCGGAGCGGGACGAGTCGCCGTACCGCTTCCGCCGCGTGCGTCGGGTGTCGGTGAAGGGCTACTCGCGCCTCCACCCCTGGGCGTTGCAGCCGCGCGACTGA
- a CDS encoding HAD-IIA family hydrolase — MRPIRTWLTDMDGVLVREEDPIPGATDFIAALQAASVPFLLLTNNSIYTPRDLRVRLLRSGIDVPEESIWTSALATAQFLHDQRPGGSAYVVGEAGLTTALHDIGYVMTEREPDYVVLGETRTYSFESITRAIRLINAGARFIATNPDASGPSPQGMLPATGSVAALISTATGRSPYFIGKPNPLMMRSALNRIEAHSETTAMIGDRMDTDIISGLEAGMRTILVSTGSTHPDHVERFPYRPTMVVNSIADVVPMVSAREEEA, encoded by the coding sequence ATGCGCCCGATCCGAACCTGGCTGACCGACATGGACGGCGTCCTCGTCCGCGAGGAGGACCCGATCCCCGGCGCCACAGACTTCATCGCCGCGCTGCAGGCGGCGTCCGTGCCCTTCCTGCTCCTCACCAACAACTCGATCTACACGCCGCGCGACCTGCGGGTCCGGCTGCTCCGCAGCGGCATCGACGTACCCGAAGAGTCGATCTGGACGTCGGCGCTGGCGACCGCGCAGTTCCTTCACGACCAGCGCCCGGGCGGGTCGGCCTACGTCGTCGGCGAAGCCGGGCTCACCACCGCACTGCACGACATCGGCTATGTGATGACCGAGCGGGAGCCGGACTACGTCGTGCTGGGCGAGACCCGCACCTACTCGTTCGAGTCGATCACCCGCGCGATCCGGCTGATCAACGCGGGAGCACGTTTCATCGCCACCAACCCGGACGCGAGCGGCCCCAGTCCCCAGGGCATGCTCCCCGCTACCGGCTCGGTCGCCGCCCTGATCAGCACGGCCACCGGGCGGTCGCCGTACTTCATCGGGAAGCCCAACCCGCTGATGATGCGGAGCGCGCTCAACCGGATCGAGGCGCACTCCGAGACGACGGCAATGATCGGCGACCGGATGGACACCGACATCATCAGCGGTCTCGAGGCCGGCATGCGAACGATCCTCGTGTCGACCGGCTCCACCCACCCTGACCACGTCGAGCGCTTTCCCTACCGGCCGACCATGGTCGTCAACTCCATCGCCGACGTGGTGCCGATGGTGAGCGCCCGGGAGGAGGAGGCGTAA
- a CDS encoding DUF5926 family protein: protein MAKKNRAKTRAAESTAPGEVGPRQPCPCGSGKRYKACHGAPGGGTVFVKRPFEGLASECDLVAMRELVPAATAVLPLTGEYAGRTARVCTLLPMAAPAMVRDSGEVWLGLQVQHNFGDPSRDLAAVLLAAFDAEPGTPMVGLTESPGDGPRLQDLVADEPLQVEVHEGFDYWVSDVEESPELAAALEQAQGAASPTARLASVASAYWTHLGDKEFLRWVMPEPEDDLLDAFARLHVAGEDRVVEGARLIGMFRAHGVVAPVWELPVGTGVEGVEDGAAELRTRLDAALAVQEDLTTEQRSARAGLANRQVTIR, encoded by the coding sequence ATGGCCAAGAAGAACCGCGCGAAGACGCGTGCCGCCGAGTCCACCGCGCCCGGCGAGGTCGGTCCGCGCCAGCCGTGCCCGTGCGGCTCGGGCAAGCGCTACAAGGCGTGCCACGGTGCTCCCGGCGGCGGCACCGTGTTCGTGAAGCGTCCGTTCGAGGGGCTCGCGTCCGAGTGCGACCTGGTCGCGATGCGCGAGCTGGTGCCTGCAGCGACGGCGGTCCTGCCGTTGACGGGTGAGTACGCCGGCCGCACCGCCCGGGTCTGCACGCTGCTCCCGATGGCCGCCCCTGCCATGGTCCGCGACAGCGGCGAGGTCTGGCTGGGGCTCCAGGTGCAGCACAACTTCGGCGATCCGTCGCGCGACCTGGCCGCGGTGCTGCTGGCCGCGTTCGACGCCGAGCCCGGCACGCCGATGGTCGGCCTCACCGAGTCGCCGGGCGACGGGCCGCGGCTGCAGGACCTGGTCGCCGACGAGCCGCTCCAGGTCGAGGTGCACGAAGGGTTCGACTACTGGGTGTCGGACGTCGAGGAATCACCCGAGCTGGCGGCGGCGCTCGAGCAGGCACAGGGTGCCGCCTCGCCCACCGCCCGGCTGGCATCGGTGGCGTCGGCGTACTGGACGCACCTGGGCGACAAGGAGTTCCTGCGCTGGGTGATGCCGGAGCCTGAGGACGACCTCCTCGACGCGTTCGCGCGGCTGCACGTCGCCGGCGAGGACCGGGTCGTCGAGGGAGCCCGGCTGATCGGGATGTTCCGCGCCCACGGCGTGGTCGCTCCGGTCTGGGAGCTCCCGGTCGGCACCGGCGTCGAGGGCGTCGAGGACGGTGCTGCCGAGCTCCGCACGCGGCTCGACGCAGCGCTCGCGGTGCAGGAGGACCTGACCACCGAGCAGCGGTCGGCGCGCGCCGGCCTGGCCAACCGTCAGGTGACGATCCGCTAG
- a CDS encoding glycerophosphodiester phosphodiesterase produces the protein MRPQVVAHRGASHEIAEHTLGAYLQALDAGAGALECDVRLTADGHLVCVHDRDLRRTSGNRGLVSTMDLAELNDLDFSSWKNPWADLDDEAPDRDEELGKVLTLRKLLETVADYERPVEVAIETKHPTRFGGLVEKRLVEMLHEFGWETPGSPARVMSFSFTALQRVERLAPDVERVQLIDKPALWPMLRRAISRDTIMGPGINLLRDHPRVVESMGRRDRPVHVWTVNTESDLELCLAMGVRAVITDRPAYVLDLLDQRGEVAG, from the coding sequence ATGCGGCCGCAGGTCGTCGCCCACCGGGGCGCCAGTCACGAGATCGCCGAGCACACTCTGGGGGCCTACCTCCAAGCCCTCGACGCCGGCGCCGGGGCGCTCGAGTGCGACGTCCGGCTGACCGCCGACGGGCACCTGGTCTGCGTGCACGACCGTGACCTGCGGCGTACCTCCGGCAACCGCGGCCTGGTCTCGACGATGGACCTCGCCGAGCTCAACGACCTCGACTTCTCGAGCTGGAAGAACCCGTGGGCCGACCTCGACGACGAGGCTCCCGACCGCGACGAGGAGCTCGGCAAGGTGCTGACCCTGCGCAAGCTGCTGGAGACGGTCGCCGACTACGAGCGGCCGGTGGAGGTCGCGATCGAGACGAAGCACCCGACCCGGTTCGGCGGACTCGTCGAGAAGCGCCTGGTCGAGATGCTCCACGAGTTCGGCTGGGAGACGCCCGGTTCGCCGGCTCGGGTGATGAGCTTCTCCTTCACCGCCCTGCAACGGGTGGAGCGGCTGGCTCCCGACGTCGAACGGGTGCAGCTCATCGACAAGCCGGCGCTCTGGCCGATGCTGCGACGAGCGATCAGCAGAGACACGATCATGGGGCCGGGCATCAACCTGCTGCGCGACCACCCCCGCGTGGTCGAGAGCATGGGCCGCCGGGATCGTCCGGTGCACGTGTGGACGGTCAACACCGAGTCCGACCTGGAGCTCTGCCTGGCGATGGGGGTGCGGGCGGTGATCACCGACCGTCCGGCATACGTCCTCGACCTGCTCGACCAGCGCGGTGAGGTGGCCGGCTAG
- a CDS encoding helix-turn-helix domain-containing protein has protein sequence MGDVIEFNRPTRPADRPIEPLWREAAGEELRNERHHSERTLADVAQEAGISVQYLSEVERGRKEPSSEVLAAVAGALGLRMADLTLRAARRLHGPVCLAA, from the coding sequence ATGGGTGACGTGATCGAGTTCAACCGGCCGACGCGACCGGCCGACCGGCCGATCGAGCCCCTGTGGCGCGAGGCAGCCGGCGAGGAGCTGCGCAACGAGCGGCACCACAGCGAGCGGACGCTGGCCGACGTCGCGCAGGAGGCCGGCATCTCCGTGCAGTACCTCTCGGAGGTCGAGCGCGGCCGCAAGGAGCCGAGCTCGGAGGTGCTCGCCGCCGTGGCCGGCGCGCTCGGGCTGCGGATGGCGGACCTCACGCTCCGTGCGGCCAGGCGGCTGCACGGGCCGGTCTGCCTCGCCGCGTAG
- a CDS encoding PspC domain-containing protein translates to MTNYEPYPPPVPAQPARPRTLLVRSRSDKMVAGVCGGFADFTGFDVNLIRILLVAATVLGAGSPIIVYLAAWILMPEGD, encoded by the coding sequence ATGACCAACTACGAGCCCTACCCGCCCCCGGTCCCCGCCCAGCCGGCGCGCCCCCGCACGCTCCTGGTGCGCAGCCGCAGCGACAAGATGGTCGCCGGCGTCTGCGGCGGCTTCGCCGACTTCACCGGCTTCGACGTCAACCTGATCCGGATCCTGCTGGTCGCGGCGACGGTCCTGGGCGCGGGGTCCCCGATCATCGTCTATCTCGCCGCGTGGATCCTGATGCCCGAGGGCGATTGA
- a CDS encoding ClpP family protease, whose product MSQYTIPSVVEKTLHGERAVDIYSRLLSDRIVYIGTEIDDGVANVVIAQLLHLEADSPDSPINIYLNSPGGSVTAMLGIYDTMQFIKAPVATTCIGQAASSAAVLLAAGAPGRRSVLPRSRVILHQPSGGGQGTLPDLAVQAKEIVRLRATMEEVLAVHTGQSLEQLREDTDRDLILDAEGAVAYGLADMVLASRKAA is encoded by the coding sequence ATGAGCCAGTACACGATCCCGAGCGTGGTCGAGAAGACCCTGCACGGCGAGCGCGCCGTCGACATCTACAGCCGGCTGCTGAGCGACCGGATCGTCTACATCGGCACCGAGATCGACGACGGTGTCGCCAACGTGGTGATCGCGCAGCTGCTGCACCTGGAGGCCGACAGTCCGGACAGCCCGATCAACATCTACCTCAACTCACCGGGCGGCTCGGTGACGGCGATGCTCGGCATCTACGACACGATGCAGTTCATCAAGGCGCCGGTGGCCACGACCTGCATCGGGCAGGCGGCGTCCTCGGCTGCGGTGCTGCTGGCCGCGGGGGCGCCGGGACGGCGCTCCGTCCTGCCGCGGTCGCGGGTGATCCTGCACCAGCCGTCGGGCGGCGGGCAGGGGACGCTGCCGGACCTGGCCGTGCAGGCCAAGGAGATCGTGCGGCTGCGGGCGACGATGGAGGAGGTGCTCGCCGTGCACACCGGCCAGTCCCTCGAGCAGCTGCGGGAGGACACCGACCGTGACCTGATCCTCGACGCCGAGGGTGCGGTCGCCTACGGGCTCGCGGACATGGTGCTGGCGTCCCGCAAAGCCGCCTGA
- a CDS encoding ClpP family protease has product MTTSAPERPLLMVDDQLTSRLLQQRIIVLGQEVDDHVANRLCAALLLLSAEDPHRDISLYINSPGGSVTAGLAIYDTMRMIPNDVSTLAMGLAASMGQFLLSAGTPGKRYVLPHARVLLHQGSAGIGGTAIDIEIQAENLEHTKRVLMGLIAEHTGQPVERVEKDALRDRWFTAEEAKAYGFVDEILTDVRTVAPTRPSVAFGDQR; this is encoded by the coding sequence ATGACGACTTCCGCACCCGAACGACCACTCCTGATGGTCGACGACCAGCTCACCTCCCGGCTGCTGCAGCAGCGGATCATCGTGCTCGGCCAGGAGGTCGACGACCACGTCGCCAACCGGCTCTGCGCGGCGCTCCTGCTGCTCTCGGCCGAGGACCCGCACCGGGACATCAGCCTCTACATCAACAGTCCCGGCGGCTCGGTGACCGCCGGGCTCGCGATCTACGACACGATGCGGATGATCCCCAACGACGTCAGCACCCTGGCGATGGGACTGGCCGCGAGCATGGGCCAGTTCCTGCTGTCGGCCGGCACTCCCGGGAAGCGCTACGTGCTGCCGCACGCGCGGGTGCTGCTGCACCAGGGCTCCGCCGGGATCGGCGGCACCGCGATCGACATCGAGATCCAGGCCGAGAACCTCGAGCACACCAAGCGGGTGTTGATGGGCCTGATCGCGGAGCACACCGGTCAGCCGGTCGAGCGGGTCGAGAAGGACGCCCTGCGCGACCGGTGGTTCACCGCCGAGGAGGCGAAGGCCTACGGCTTCGTCGACGAGATCCTCACCGACGTCCGCACGGTCGCGCCGACCCGTCCTTCGGTCGCGTTCGGGGATCAGCGATGA
- a CDS encoding putative protein N(5)-glutamine methyltransferase, producing the protein MKTAAYDDLVLRLRAAGCVFAEDEARLLLDAANGSLLEALVARRVAGQPLEHVVGWVDFAGVRVALDPGVFIPRQRTTFLVDLATEVLTGDGVVVDLCCGSGALGLALAHRRPGIELHAADLDPEAVACARRNLGPVGGTVHHGDLDAPLPERLRGRVDVLVANVPYVPSADIALMPPESRDHEPRATVDGGADGLDVVRRLAAIAPGWLAPGGTVFVETGTDQAPPAVAALASAGLDARVHHDDDRDATVVASTWRGCGPWS; encoded by the coding sequence GTGAAGACGGCGGCGTACGACGACCTCGTGCTGCGCCTCCGGGCCGCCGGGTGCGTCTTCGCCGAGGACGAGGCCCGGCTGCTCCTCGACGCGGCGAACGGGAGCCTTCTCGAGGCCCTCGTCGCGCGCCGGGTCGCCGGTCAGCCGCTGGAGCACGTCGTCGGCTGGGTCGACTTCGCCGGGGTCCGGGTAGCGCTCGACCCCGGCGTGTTCATCCCGCGGCAGCGGACCACCTTCCTGGTCGATCTCGCCACGGAGGTCCTGACGGGGGACGGCGTGGTCGTCGACCTCTGCTGCGGTTCGGGTGCCCTCGGCCTCGCACTGGCGCACCGGCGCCCCGGCATCGAGCTGCACGCGGCCGACCTCGACCCGGAGGCCGTCGCGTGTGCCCGGCGCAACCTCGGGCCGGTCGGCGGGACCGTGCACCACGGCGACCTCGACGCGCCGCTCCCCGAACGGCTGCGCGGCCGGGTCGACGTGCTCGTCGCCAACGTCCCCTACGTGCCGTCCGCGGATATCGCGCTGATGCCCCCGGAGTCCCGCGACCACGAGCCGCGCGCCACGGTCGACGGGGGTGCCGACGGGCTGGACGTCGTACGCAGGCTCGCGGCGATCGCTCCCGGTTGGCTCGCGCCCGGGGGCACGGTCTTCGTCGAAACCGGCACCGACCAAGCCCCGCCAGCGGTCGCAGCGTTAGCCAGCGCCGGTCTGGACGCCCGGGTCCATCACGACGACGACCGCGACGCGACCGTGGTCGCGTCGACGTGGAGGGGTTGCGGACCCTGGTCGTGA
- a CDS encoding winged helix-turn-helix transcriptional regulator translates to MRTYGQYCPIARASELLAERWSIIILRNIVILGCRTFNEIADGAPGLSRGLLSKRLRDLERAGVIEIQPKPDGRGSTYVPTEAGRELSAVLVALQHWGSRWADLTPEQAHPGVVLWMWATFFLDLDVLPQRRVLVRFDYPTLRGGGSRNWLLIERGEAEICEKHPGGEEHLVVIVNDPVAFARWHLGEIRWGGALRSGAIEVQGPRGLARALPTWHRHHDQGPQPLHVDATTVASRSSS, encoded by the coding sequence GTGAGGACCTACGGCCAGTACTGCCCGATCGCGCGCGCGTCGGAGCTGCTCGCCGAGCGTTGGTCGATCATCATCCTTCGCAACATCGTGATCCTGGGGTGCCGGACGTTCAACGAGATCGCGGACGGAGCTCCGGGCCTGTCGCGCGGGCTGTTGTCCAAGCGGCTTCGCGATCTCGAGCGCGCCGGGGTGATCGAGATCCAGCCCAAGCCCGACGGTCGTGGCTCGACGTACGTTCCGACCGAGGCGGGTCGCGAGCTGTCGGCGGTCCTGGTCGCGCTTCAGCACTGGGGATCGAGGTGGGCGGACCTGACGCCCGAGCAGGCGCACCCCGGCGTCGTCCTCTGGATGTGGGCGACGTTCTTCCTCGACCTTGACGTGCTGCCGCAACGGCGTGTGCTGGTCCGCTTCGACTACCCCACGTTGCGTGGGGGAGGAAGCCGCAACTGGCTGCTGATCGAACGAGGCGAGGCCGAGATCTGCGAGAAGCATCCCGGCGGCGAGGAACATCTCGTTGTCATCGTGAACGATCCCGTCGCGTTCGCCCGCTGGCACCTCGGAGAGATTCGATGGGGCGGCGCGCTGCGGTCCGGGGCAATCGAGGTGCAGGGCCCGCGCGGGCTGGCGCGGGCTCTACCCACCTGGCACCGGCATCACGACCAGGGTCCGCAACCCCTCCACGTCGACGCGACCACGGTCGCGTCGCGGTCGTCGTCGTGA
- a CDS encoding aspartate aminotransferase family protein: protein MELDELVFHPWTIQGPRTVPTFVGGAGSYVVDANGRRYLDFSSQLAFTNLGHQHPRIVAAIKDQADRLCTLGPGYASDVRGEAARLIVEVAPEGLGRVLFTTGGTEAIEHAVRMARLHTGRPKVLAAYRSYHGSTATSIHLTGDPRRWANDTGTAGVVHFFGPFLYRSAFGASTPEEECERALAHLEQVILLEGAATIAALVLEPVSGSSGGVVPPAGYLRGVRELCSRHGIVFIADEVLVGFGRTGAWFAVEHDGVAPDLLVFAKGVNSGYLPLGGVLVGDAIYETFMQRPYPAGMTYSGHPLATASAVGAITAMRGEGTVASAARLGADTLGPGLAKIAENHPCVGDVRGIGGWWTLELVRDRQSREPLVPVGATGQANAPMAAFSKSCLDRGLLQMVLSNRVHVAPPLNVSDADAATGLAILDEALAEVDTFLHS, encoded by the coding sequence ATGGAGCTCGACGAACTGGTCTTCCACCCCTGGACGATCCAGGGGCCGCGAACCGTGCCGACCTTTGTCGGCGGTGCTGGCAGCTATGTGGTGGACGCCAACGGCCGGCGCTACCTCGACTTCAGCTCACAGCTGGCCTTCACCAACCTCGGTCACCAGCACCCCCGCATCGTCGCGGCGATCAAGGACCAGGCAGACCGGTTGTGCACGTTGGGCCCCGGATACGCGTCCGACGTCCGCGGCGAAGCGGCCCGGCTGATCGTCGAGGTCGCGCCCGAGGGGCTGGGCCGCGTCCTGTTCACCACCGGCGGCACGGAGGCGATCGAGCACGCCGTGCGGATGGCCCGGCTGCACACCGGCCGGCCGAAGGTGCTTGCCGCGTATCGCTCGTACCACGGCTCCACGGCGACCTCGATCCACCTCACCGGTGATCCCCGTCGCTGGGCCAACGACACCGGCACTGCCGGCGTCGTCCACTTCTTCGGTCCGTTCCTGTACCGGTCGGCGTTCGGTGCGAGCACGCCTGAGGAGGAGTGCGAGCGTGCCCTCGCGCATCTCGAGCAGGTGATCCTCCTCGAGGGAGCGGCGACAATCGCTGCACTGGTCCTCGAGCCGGTTTCCGGCAGCTCTGGGGGCGTCGTGCCGCCTGCCGGCTATCTTCGCGGAGTCCGGGAGCTGTGCAGCCGTCACGGCATCGTCTTCATCGCCGATGAGGTGCTGGTCGGGTTCGGTCGGACCGGTGCCTGGTTCGCCGTCGAGCACGACGGCGTGGCTCCGGACCTGCTGGTCTTCGCCAAGGGCGTCAATTCCGGATACCTGCCCCTGGGAGGGGTGCTGGTCGGCGATGCGATCTACGAGACGTTCATGCAGCGTCCCTACCCGGCAGGCATGACCTACAGCGGGCATCCGCTCGCCACCGCATCAGCGGTCGGTGCCATCACTGCGATGAGGGGCGAGGGCACAGTGGCGTCGGCAGCCCGGCTCGGCGCCGACACCCTGGGACCCGGGCTCGCCAAGATCGCCGAGAACCATCCCTGCGTCGGCGATGTCCGCGGCATCGGTGGATGGTGGACATTGGAGCTCGTGCGTGACCGTCAGTCCAGGGAACCGCTCGTCCCTGTCGGTGCCACCGGCCAGGCGAACGCTCCGATGGCCGCGTTCAGCAAGTCATGCCTCGACCGCGGCCTCCTTCAAATGGTCCTGAGCAACCGCGTCCACGTCGCGCCGCCGCTCAACGTGAGCGACGCCGACGCCGCAACCGGACTGGCCATCCTGGACGAAGCCCTGGCCGAGGTCGATACGTTCCTGCACTCCTAG